A single genomic interval of Agromyces cerinus harbors:
- a CDS encoding DUF3800 domain-containing protein, with translation MAELVYLDETGSVGRGARRQPELTLVAVVVDETAVQPLADRLHALAMEHLGWIPAGFEFHAREMWSAKGHWTGKQPPELLAAFEAVISTLEELDISVIHATIDKSRLHARHGGTYDQNAYLLALQFLLEKLDRWRTQQALRIVIADEAKEHQLRAVKMVREMQTWAAGAVPGRQLVSIIDSMHFVDSKDSPGVQLADVVAFILHRRTLATQGHPDADSAVARMATVIAEHTPTWRAPWPS, from the coding sequence GTGGCTGAACTCGTATACCTCGATGAAACGGGGTCTGTGGGGCGTGGTGCGCGTAGGCAACCCGAACTCACTCTCGTCGCTGTGGTTGTCGACGAAACAGCCGTTCAGCCACTAGCGGACCGACTCCATGCGCTCGCGATGGAACACCTCGGATGGATACCTGCTGGGTTCGAGTTCCACGCGCGGGAGATGTGGAGCGCGAAGGGTCATTGGACAGGCAAACAGCCCCCCGAACTGCTCGCGGCATTCGAGGCGGTCATTTCCACACTCGAAGAGCTCGACATCTCGGTTATCCACGCAACCATCGATAAGAGTCGGCTTCACGCACGACACGGTGGCACTTATGACCAAAACGCCTACCTGTTGGCTCTTCAATTTCTACTCGAGAAGCTCGATCGGTGGCGTACCCAGCAAGCGCTGCGGATCGTAATCGCCGACGAAGCTAAAGAGCACCAACTGCGGGCGGTGAAGATGGTGCGCGAGATGCAGACGTGGGCCGCAGGCGCAGTCCCCGGCCGGCAGCTCGTATCGATCATCGACTCGATGCACTTCGTGGACTCGAAAGACAGTCCAGGAGTTCAGCTCGCTGACGTCGTCGCATTTATCCTCCACCGACGGACGCTGGCTACCCAGGGACACCCAGATGCCGACTCCGCTGTTGCGCGGATGGCCACAGTCATCGCAGAACACACGCCGACCTGGCGGGCACCTTGGCCGAGCTAA
- a CDS encoding ATP-dependent nuclease, whose product MAIRYRVLAVESSGGEIVQLPTRGVTAIVGGNNAGKSQMLRDIMARVKTGQPGVAVVTLADMSAERPSGTATEVESWLEGHAYRANQSLERVGRYAASPGQSGHTVAEIMGWFPHQYGGPDDPYLGNIPDFFVRQTSAGGLSDYAAGAVEANGYAKINSPLARLLRDGELEDELSRLVEETFGHGLLLDRISPEIRLRVGTVTEPVPPLNRPTAAYAEAVAKLPTLDAQGDGFRSFVGLALLIMADRPNVLLIDEPEAFLHPGQARALGRWLAKRAVSHDHQIIVATHDRDVVLGLIEGASTSSVTFVRLNRDGDTTHMTQLSPTDVEKVWDQPALRYSNVVQGLFHKRVVMCEGDGDCRFYGAALDELAIASGQRSIADDVLFVPSGGKSGVPRMAAALTSLGVEARAILDFDVLRVKADTRQTVESLGATWTPTLDSLYTSFVRVPNERGLWPALKNVGLAGVPSGSSYTAAESLLRELGKVGLYIVPVGEMEDFNKTLGVHGPAWVSAALAANTHGSAQVHDLVTPILSAV is encoded by the coding sequence ATGGCTATTCGGTACAGGGTGCTCGCAGTCGAATCGAGTGGCGGCGAGATTGTTCAGCTTCCAACCCGCGGCGTGACCGCGATTGTTGGTGGAAACAATGCTGGCAAGTCGCAGATGCTCCGCGACATTATGGCCAGAGTCAAGACCGGGCAACCGGGCGTCGCTGTGGTCACATTGGCAGATATGAGCGCCGAAAGGCCATCCGGCACCGCAACTGAGGTCGAGAGCTGGCTTGAAGGACACGCTTACCGTGCCAATCAATCCCTCGAACGGGTTGGACGCTATGCAGCCTCGCCCGGCCAATCCGGGCATACGGTGGCCGAGATCATGGGCTGGTTTCCCCATCAGTACGGCGGGCCAGATGATCCGTACCTCGGAAATATCCCAGACTTTTTTGTGCGGCAGACCTCTGCTGGAGGCTTATCGGACTACGCAGCAGGCGCGGTCGAAGCCAATGGCTACGCGAAGATCAATTCCCCTCTCGCACGCCTCCTGAGGGACGGTGAGCTTGAGGACGAGTTGTCCCGCTTGGTCGAAGAGACGTTTGGTCATGGACTTCTGCTGGACCGTATCAGTCCAGAGATAAGACTTCGAGTCGGGACGGTGACGGAGCCCGTTCCACCGCTTAATCGACCCACAGCAGCGTACGCAGAAGCTGTAGCGAAGCTGCCGACGCTGGATGCGCAAGGGGATGGATTCCGAAGCTTCGTTGGCTTGGCGCTCTTGATCATGGCAGATCGCCCAAACGTTCTGCTCATCGATGAGCCGGAAGCCTTTCTTCACCCGGGCCAAGCTCGTGCACTCGGTCGCTGGCTTGCAAAACGCGCCGTCTCACACGACCACCAGATAATCGTTGCTACGCACGACCGAGACGTTGTATTGGGCCTAATCGAAGGTGCCTCCACTTCGTCCGTGACTTTTGTCCGCCTCAACCGAGACGGAGACACGACTCATATGACTCAACTTTCCCCAACAGACGTCGAGAAGGTGTGGGACCAGCCGGCGCTGCGTTATTCAAACGTTGTTCAGGGCCTCTTTCACAAGCGAGTAGTGATGTGCGAGGGGGATGGCGACTGTCGCTTCTACGGTGCAGCGTTAGATGAACTCGCGATTGCCTCAGGGCAGCGGTCAATTGCTGACGATGTATTGTTCGTGCCTTCAGGCGGCAAATCCGGGGTTCCTCGAATGGCGGCGGCGCTCACGAGCCTTGGAGTTGAGGCACGAGCCATTCTGGATTTCGACGTTCTGCGGGTCAAAGCAGACACGCGTCAGACCGTCGAGTCATTAGGAGCGACGTGGACTCCGACACTTGATTCCCTATACACGTCGTTTGTTAGGGTGCCGAATGAACGTGGTCTTTGGCCAGCCTTGAAGAACGTGGGCCTCGCGGGTGTCCCGTCAGGGTCCTCATATACCGCGGCGGAATCGCTTCTCAGAGAACTTGGAAAGGTCGGTCTCTACATCGTGCCAGTGGGCGAGATGGAGGACTTCAACAAGACGCTCGGAGTTCATGGCCCGGCATGGGTCAGCGCGGCATTGGCCGCGAATACGCATGGGTCAGCGCAGGTTCACGACCTGGTCACACCGATCCTCAGCGCTGTGTGA